DNA sequence from the Plasmodium cynomolgi strain B DNA, scaffold: 0812, whole genome shotgun sequence genome:
tattttatttttcataaaaactCAGCATACGTGATTTTATGCTAATTACtctttatgtataaatatatctataattacttattttactAATTGTTATATCATTCATTACTATATTGAAATGTCAGattcaaaaatgaacaatgtatatttattattaatatgcaaaataattgcatgtagcataatatatatttttatattattaatttttttgtcttgaaatttgttttgtttaaaaaaaattatatacatattttcatatttcttatttttattttaaggaTCCCTTTTTAGAAGAATTTTGGAAtaagtatatttttgatCATAGTATGAATAAAAGCGATGTAACTGCATTTTTAAGTTTATGCAATAATTATGTTAATCATAGTGACAGAAATACTTTAGGCGAACAAATAGatatttgtacaaaatttttaacaaatttgaagtatatatatacagatGGATATGATTCTggcaaatttgaaaagcaatgttacaatatatactattggttatattatgaaatgaaagaacaaaaaaattataatgtatctattaaaaaaatatttgatgaaTCAAATAAGCTAATACAGAAAACAACAGAAAAAGATAGCTGTTATAATTCGAATCTGTATGAAAACATTgatgaaacagaaaaattagtattgttacatatatttaataataatattgatgatattatggaatttttaaacagTAATGATAATTCTAAAATATCttcttgtaaaaattttgtcaacaaatgtgtacaattatataaaagtatGGATAGGGATCTCTGTTCAAAAGATCGTATTACTGATAAAACCAAAATTTTCACCTGTGATATAgtaaaaaagtttaaagaattatattgttcaaatatttacaataagtTAGCTAGGAATAATGATTTTCAAGATTTATCTTATAATACTACTATAAATAATATGGAGGGATGCCCCTCAGAAGAAATTCAGTCAAATGATGCTTCTACAGTACAAATAAAAGGATCAGATCCTTCTTTAATTCAAAGCGTACCCCCTGCTCTTGGAATAATGGCTGGAATACCTCCTCTTTTAGTATTAacatataaagtaaaataaatttttattcaaaaattttaaaatatttt
Encoded proteins:
- a CDS encoding hypothetical protein (putative), which produces MKEQKNYNVSIKKIFDESNKLIQKTTEKDSCYNSNLYENIDETEKLVLLHIFNNNIDDIMEFLNSNDNSKISSCKNFVNKCVQLYKSMDRDLCSKDRITDKTKIFTCDIVKKFKELYCSNIYNKLARNNDFQDLSYNTTINNMEGCPSEEIQSNDASTVQIKGSDPSLIQSVPPALGIMAGIPPLLVLTYKFTPARRWINWALHGNKKGINNNLYSDKGNEILFDGNVHSKYNTYNIGYEAAQDHS